One part of the Arthrobacter tumbae genome encodes these proteins:
- a CDS encoding excalibur calcium-binding domain-containing protein: MKKSRAGLAVAAAAGFVALSATPASAVSLPFQNCTEAASVGVYNIPIGTPGYAPRLDADSDGFGCDAAGTPAYDASIVVGLMGTAQPTPVPAPPMGDQVTQMPTGGAATGVEVTQTDNTAALALGGGLVLALAAGGTYVVRRRAA, translated from the coding sequence ATGAAGAAATCAAGAGCAGGACTCGCAGTAGCAGCGGCCGCCGGGTTCGTTGCCCTGTCGGCGACGCCGGCGTCGGCGGTATCTCTGCCGTTCCAGAATTGCACGGAAGCTGCTTCGGTCGGCGTCTACAACATTCCGATCGGCACTCCCGGCTACGCTCCGCGGTTGGACGCTGACAGCGACGGATTCGGTTGTGACGCAGCGGGTACGCCAGCCTACGACGCCAGCATCGTTGTCGGGTTGATGGGCACCGCGCAGCCCACACCGGTCCCCGCACCTCCGATGGGAGATCAGGTCACACAAATGCCCACAGGCGGCGCCGCCACCGGTGTCGAGGTGACGCAGACCGACAACACCGCAGCACTCGCACTCGGGGGCGGGCTTGTCCTGGCTCTGGCTGCGGGCGGAACGTACGTCGTCCGTCGTCGCGCGGCATAG
- a CDS encoding GNAT family N-acetyltransferase, which translates to MAVEAQVVNNADAGRYEVTLDGKPAGFAQYRLKDRRVIFTHTEVDSAFEGHGVGSTLARYALDDVRERGLQAVPLCPFIAAYIEQHPEYQDMVAG; encoded by the coding sequence GTGGCAGTGGAGGCGCAGGTGGTCAACAACGCCGACGCCGGTCGGTACGAGGTCACCCTCGATGGGAAGCCGGCCGGATTTGCGCAATATCGGCTCAAGGACCGCCGCGTGATCTTCACCCACACCGAGGTGGATTCCGCGTTCGAGGGCCACGGCGTGGGCAGCACGCTGGCGCGTTACGCCCTGGACGATGTCCGCGAACGCGGCTTGCAGGCAGTACCTCTGTGCCCGTTCATCGCCGCCTACATTGAGCAGCATCCCGAGTACCAGGATATGGTAGCCGGCTGA
- a CDS encoding GTP pyrophosphokinase — protein MDSDLIHDRLIDQWLAEYAAFQHEKRAAANAIQDAIAARLDDDGLNYHAIEYRVKDHQSLEQKLRRCNPDGSLKYADGLCGIDDIIGVRVITFLQLDVERAMTALRNSFDVLAHVDKTAEQREKGEFGYSGQHLVLRISEETAPNGCRNHIGERFEVQFRTILQHAWAEFEHDIRYKSAGPVPPEVNRAFTLASGLIELADNQFSTISSVVAAEKANPGESVRLLPVALTGEALESILEQALPNNPRSRVEQYEWLRELLDIHGITTVAQAAELAASADWDAISRKVQYKFAPGHVRAADDLLLVRYGQEHIDKTQALGHDRNRRAKLTYRLRRLRD, from the coding sequence ATGGATTCGGATCTCATCCATGATCGGCTCATCGATCAGTGGCTCGCGGAATACGCTGCATTCCAGCATGAGAAGCGCGCAGCCGCGAACGCGATTCAGGACGCGATCGCCGCGCGTCTCGACGACGACGGGCTCAACTATCACGCGATCGAATACCGGGTGAAAGACCACCAGTCGCTGGAGCAGAAACTTCGGCGCTGCAATCCGGACGGATCCCTCAAATACGCGGACGGGTTGTGCGGCATCGATGACATCATCGGCGTCCGGGTTATCACCTTTCTTCAGCTCGACGTGGAGCGGGCAATGACTGCGCTTCGCAACTCCTTCGACGTTCTGGCCCATGTGGACAAGACCGCCGAACAGCGGGAAAAGGGGGAGTTCGGCTACTCAGGCCAGCACCTTGTCCTGAGAATCAGTGAGGAGACCGCACCGAACGGCTGCCGCAACCACATCGGCGAGCGCTTCGAGGTGCAGTTCCGAACCATCCTGCAGCACGCCTGGGCCGAGTTCGAGCACGACATCCGCTACAAGAGCGCTGGCCCGGTGCCGCCCGAGGTCAACCGCGCGTTCACCCTGGCGTCGGGTCTGATCGAGCTGGCCGACAACCAGTTCAGCACCATCAGCAGCGTGGTCGCCGCCGAGAAAGCCAATCCCGGCGAATCGGTCAGGCTTCTTCCGGTTGCACTCACGGGCGAGGCCCTCGAAAGCATCCTCGAACAGGCTCTACCGAACAACCCGCGCAGCCGCGTCGAACAGTACGAGTGGCTGCGCGAACTGCTCGACATCCATGGAATCACCACGGTCGCGCAGGCCGCCGAACTGGCTGCATCCGCCGATTGGGACGCAATATCCCGCAAGGTCCAGTACAAGTTCGCCCCCGGTCATGTCCGCGCCGCCGATGATCTGCTGCTTGTCCGCTATGGACAGGAGCACATCGACAAGACCCAGGCATTGGGCCACGACCGCAACAGACGCGCCAAGCTGACCTACCGCCTGCGGAGACTACGGGACTGA
- a CDS encoding class F sortase: MTSRFRDRCGSLLAAATVPLLLLTGCAAPSQSDAAGTQPTFTVAAPSSLPAEGPTTPPAPSPTNSKPPAEPAPAHPDGSGAAAEEASPAAPAPVEATPQVFGRSLPVSLSMPSHGVKSGLLYLGLQPNGSLEVPPGHPGAPASWYRNSPTPGEPGPSIFLGHVNASDGGPGVFAWIKQLNPGDTIEISREDGTVATFAVERGEQYSKDAFPTQAVYGNTEGPELRLITCDGYDPATGTFNDNYVVYAKLVP; encoded by the coding sequence ATGACTAGCCGTTTCCGGGACCGTTGCGGGAGCCTTCTGGCTGCTGCAACGGTCCCACTGCTGCTCCTCACCGGCTGTGCTGCACCGAGCCAGTCCGACGCCGCCGGCACCCAGCCCACTTTCACGGTTGCGGCACCGTCTTCACTTCCGGCGGAAGGCCCGACGACCCCACCCGCGCCTTCCCCAACAAACTCGAAGCCGCCCGCAGAACCGGCGCCGGCACATCCCGATGGATCGGGTGCGGCCGCAGAAGAAGCATCACCCGCCGCACCCGCGCCCGTCGAGGCCACTCCACAGGTATTCGGCCGTTCGTTGCCGGTGTCTCTGTCAATGCCGTCCCACGGCGTCAAGTCAGGACTGCTGTACCTGGGGCTCCAACCGAACGGGTCTCTCGAGGTACCTCCGGGCCATCCCGGAGCGCCCGCATCGTGGTATCGGAATTCCCCCACTCCGGGCGAACCCGGACCTTCAATCTTTCTCGGACATGTGAACGCCAGTGATGGTGGGCCCGGCGTCTTCGCCTGGATCAAGCAGCTGAATCCGGGCGACACCATTGAAATCTCACGCGAGGACGGCACTGTGGCGACATTCGCCGTCGAACGCGGTGAGCAGTATTCAAAGGATGCTTTCCCAACGCAGGCCGTCTACGGAAACACCGAAGGTCCCGAGCTGCGCCTGATCACGTGTGACGGCTACGATCCCGCTACCGGCACGTTCAATGACAACTACGTCGTGTACGCGAAACTCGTTCCCTAG
- a CDS encoding J-domain-containing protein yields the protein MQRVSEYRSARRSGSSGAEAIEQVDDDEQEQAQITDFAAKADFEIRQATARGDFDNLKYAGKPIPGLGTTLDPDWWVKGLIEREQLSGLAPAPFRLRTEDAELDGKLDQQYMESRVRELLEDFNRQVVDARRQLLGGPPVVTKTRDVEQEIERWRERRAARRSQVEQDEAAEREAAQQGEVKRSPWWRRRR from the coding sequence ATGCAGCGCGTCTCGGAGTACCGCTCCGCGCGCCGTTCGGGAAGCAGCGGCGCAGAGGCCATCGAGCAGGTCGACGACGACGAACAAGAGCAAGCGCAGATCACAGACTTCGCTGCCAAGGCAGACTTCGAGATCCGCCAGGCGACCGCCCGCGGTGATTTCGACAACCTGAAGTACGCAGGCAAGCCCATCCCGGGTCTCGGCACAACCCTTGATCCGGACTGGTGGGTCAAAGGCCTGATCGAACGGGAGCAGCTGTCCGGTCTTGCGCCCGCGCCATTTCGCCTCCGCACCGAAGACGCTGAACTCGACGGCAAGCTGGATCAGCAGTACATGGAGAGCAGGGTCCGGGAACTGCTCGAGGATTTCAACCGGCAGGTCGTCGATGCCCGCAGGCAACTCCTGGGCGGACCGCCCGTCGTGACAAAGACGCGGGACGTGGAGCAGGAAATCGAGCGCTGGCGTGAACGCCGGGCGGCACGCCGCTCCCAGGTTGAGCAGGACGAGGCGGCTGAGCGGGAAGCAGCCCAGCAGGGGGAAGTGAAGCGCTCACCGTGGTGGCGCCGTCGTCGTTAG
- a CDS encoding plasmid pRiA4b ORF-3 family protein, with translation MAMTDRVPGLQLHVVIDGSSPPIERTLSVPASILLSDLHQVIQAAFGWQDRHLYQFSVSDTFRGQRHFTPPESAAELDTEDASRTELAAVAGWTGAKLGYEYDFGDSWDHLITIVGDDPVPPARLECTAGRRRGPVEDCGGIHGYYNLIEALKGQRQDSAEAVEWFESVSGESAAAFDPAHADLKAISERLTELSRFFWRPALPPEVIADVVRPVQWLLQRVGADGLELTKDGYLKPTVVQEAMQELGWTDRWYGKFNREAQTLPILDLRHQAQEWKLLRKYKGKLVLTPGGRRLVNNDAALWGYLADRLAHPPAAAIELVHAVVVGWLVKDVLPSYDLRARTIAEILTVNGFAYDDGPVTEREGRTLVRDVFRMLECLNVLVKIDLMSGARKATDAGREFLIEIQRKQHGRLD, from the coding sequence ATGGCCATGACCGATCGTGTGCCCGGCCTGCAACTGCACGTTGTGATTGATGGATCGTCGCCGCCGATCGAACGAACCCTGTCCGTCCCCGCCAGCATCCTCCTGAGCGACCTGCACCAAGTCATTCAGGCAGCTTTCGGCTGGCAGGATCGTCACCTCTACCAGTTCTCTGTGAGTGACACCTTTCGGGGCCAACGACACTTCACTCCGCCGGAATCAGCTGCTGAGCTCGACACAGAAGACGCATCCCGTACAGAGCTCGCTGCCGTTGCAGGCTGGACGGGCGCAAAGCTGGGATACGAGTACGACTTCGGTGATTCGTGGGACCATCTCATCACCATAGTCGGCGACGATCCGGTGCCACCTGCCCGCCTTGAGTGCACGGCAGGGCGCAGGAGAGGCCCGGTGGAGGATTGCGGCGGCATCCACGGCTACTACAACCTGATCGAGGCGCTGAAGGGTCAACGGCAGGACTCCGCCGAGGCCGTCGAATGGTTCGAGTCAGTGTCGGGGGAGTCCGCAGCCGCGTTTGACCCGGCACACGCCGACCTGAAGGCGATCAGTGAGCGGCTTACGGAGCTTTCGCGGTTCTTCTGGCGCCCGGCGTTGCCCCCGGAAGTGATCGCCGACGTCGTCCGTCCGGTGCAGTGGCTGTTGCAGCGGGTCGGTGCTGATGGCCTTGAGCTCACCAAGGACGGGTACCTGAAGCCGACCGTGGTGCAGGAAGCCATGCAGGAACTGGGATGGACTGACCGCTGGTACGGCAAGTTCAACCGCGAGGCGCAGACGCTCCCCATCCTGGATCTCCGCCACCAGGCGCAGGAGTGGAAGCTGCTGCGCAAGTACAAGGGAAAACTCGTGCTCACCCCGGGCGGCAGGCGGCTCGTGAACAACGATGCCGCGCTGTGGGGTTATCTCGCCGACCGACTTGCGCACCCGCCCGCCGCCGCGATCGAGCTGGTGCACGCCGTCGTCGTCGGATGGTTGGTCAAGGATGTCCTACCGTCCTACGACCTGCGCGCCAGGACAATCGCCGAAATTCTGACAGTCAACGGCTTCGCGTACGACGACGGTCCCGTCACAGAGAGGGAAGGGCGGACTCTTGTGCGCGACGTCTTTCGGATGCTGGAGTGCCTGAACGTTCTGGTCAAGATCGACCTCATGTCAGGAGCGAGGAAAGCGACCGACGCCGGCCGGGAGTTCCTGATCGAGATCCAGCGAAAGCAGCATGGACGTCTCGACTGA
- a CDS encoding GmrSD restriction endonuclease domain-containing protein, with product MQTQTRTRSKARASTLIVAGFGLFLLAIGLISGGIGGALVMAGLLALLTGLYTVLTGRGSWARLAGRKAGSIVAAASVVALLVGGSITPSVEETVPAATAEQTETATVAPSQSPTPEPTKPPTPEPSPTPSPDVAPIDGDTVAVAEGDPNAPSDQPEYGIRALALLETLPIKGRAPKTGYDRDEFGQAWLDVDRNGCDTRNDMLNRDLRDIVHANSVPCKVQSGTLDDPYTGTTIPFLRGQETSIEVQIDHMVALADAWQKGAQQLTYEQRVAFANDPLNLQSTDGPTNAQKGAGDAATWLPPNRGYRCEYVARQISVKATYNLWVTQAEHDAMARVLSDCADTMAPTNEPSPTPTPEPEPAVEQTTPAPAPAPAPAPAPAPAPAPAPAPAPAPVYYANCTAARTAGAAPVFVGQPGYGGHLDRDGDGVGCE from the coding sequence ATGCAGACACAGACTCGGACCAGGAGCAAAGCAAGGGCATCGACGCTCATCGTTGCGGGGTTTGGTCTGTTCCTTCTGGCTATCGGTCTGATCTCGGGCGGAATTGGGGGAGCTCTTGTCATGGCGGGTCTCCTCGCGCTCCTCACCGGGCTCTACACGGTGCTCACGGGGCGCGGCTCCTGGGCACGGCTCGCTGGTCGCAAGGCAGGATCCATCGTCGCTGCGGCAAGCGTGGTTGCACTCTTGGTCGGCGGTTCCATCACGCCCTCGGTGGAGGAAACCGTCCCCGCGGCCACGGCCGAGCAAACCGAGACCGCCACTGTTGCCCCGTCACAGAGCCCGACGCCGGAGCCAACCAAACCTCCCACCCCGGAGCCATCACCCACCCCGAGTCCCGATGTTGCGCCGATAGACGGGGATACTGTCGCCGTTGCTGAAGGCGACCCGAACGCCCCGAGCGATCAGCCCGAATATGGCATCAGGGCACTCGCGCTGCTTGAGACGCTGCCGATCAAGGGGCGCGCACCGAAGACGGGTTATGACCGGGATGAGTTCGGTCAGGCCTGGCTCGACGTCGACCGCAACGGCTGCGACACCCGCAATGACATGCTGAACCGCGACCTTCGCGACATCGTGCACGCGAACTCCGTTCCGTGCAAGGTGCAGTCCGGCACCCTCGACGACCCCTACACGGGCACCACAATCCCCTTCCTCCGCGGGCAGGAGACCAGCATTGAGGTGCAGATCGATCACATGGTTGCGCTCGCTGACGCCTGGCAGAAGGGTGCCCAGCAACTTACCTACGAACAGCGGGTTGCCTTCGCGAATGACCCGCTGAACCTGCAGTCCACTGACGGTCCGACCAACGCCCAGAAGGGCGCGGGCGACGCTGCAACCTGGCTTCCGCCGAACCGCGGATACCGCTGCGAATACGTTGCTCGTCAGATCTCCGTGAAGGCAACCTACAACCTGTGGGTGACGCAGGCCGAGCATGACGCAATGGCGCGGGTTCTGTCGGATTGTGCAGACACGATGGCGCCCACCAACGAGCCTTCGCCCACACCTACCCCTGAGCCGGAACCGGCTGTCGAGCAGACCACACCCGCACCCGCACCCGCACCTGCCCCGGCTCCCGCACCAGCACCGGCACCCGCACCGGCGCCCGCACCGGCTCCTGCCCCTGTGTACTATGCCAACTGCACAGCTGCCCGAACGGCCGGCGCGGCTCCGGTTTTTGTTGGGCAGCCCGGTTATGGAGGGCACCTGGACCGCGATGGCGACGGCGTCGGCTGCGAATAA